The Cydia amplana chromosome 21, ilCydAmpl1.1, whole genome shotgun sequence genome includes a window with the following:
- the LOC134658061 gene encoding phospholipase A1-like has protein sequence MAGLLPLLIASLVMCSADNPLSELKKALPSVSTPSVPSVNDAVKVRDAVTGNVSDAAGSFGRGVQKEIAAVKQPIDETIAFIGSSQCTNVKKIFGVAYENYEGDDEPQLDRLTLEYRDPGIRTIYNISSAAARIPEAREFNPAQKLYIFIHGFTDDPSKGSYSAISEALLSQGESNVLALDASALIKWLYLRSSTYVRFIGERLGEVLAAMVNKGHNPSGIHIIGHSLGAHISGFTGKTFANLTGHRVGRITGLDPAGPCFSHVEPELRLKATDADYVDVIHTDAGVYGLKDPVGQVDYFPNSGSQQPNCLFQTCSHSRAWVYFAESVKTPEAFPARRCKDYDAFKKAQCDSDVSPMGFASKPGTTGRYYLQTGEDSPYGLGKQGLMWKNNEGIVRNIGAKVSNLFG, from the exons ATGGCGGGTTTACTACCTCTCCTTATAGCCTCCCTCGTCATGTGTTCGGCCGACAACCCCCTCTCAGAGCTGAAGAAAGCCCTCCCCTCAGTCTCCACTCCCTCAGTGCCATCCGTGAATGATGCGGTGAAAGTGCGCGACGCAGTGACAGGGAACGTTTCGGACGCGGCCGGCAGCTTTGGGAGGGGCGTGCAGAAAGAGATAGCTGCTGTTAAACAGCCTATAGATGAAACTATTGCTTTCATCGGGTCTAGCCAAT GTACAAATGTGAAGAAGATCTTCGGAGTAGCGTACGAGAACTACGAGGGAGATGACGAGCCTCAACTAGACAGACTGACTCTAGAGTACAGAGATCC TGGCATCCGCACGATATACAACATCAGCAGCGCGGCGGCGCGCATCCCCGAGGCCCGAGAATTCAACCCCGCGCAGAAACTGTATATCTTCATACATGGTTTCACTGACGACCCCAGCAAAGGAAGCTATAGTGCTATCAGTGAAGCGTTGCTGAGCCAAG GTGAATCCAATGTTCTGGCCCTGGACGCCAGCGCCCTGATTAAATGGCTGTACCTGCGCTCCTCGACCTACGTGCGGTTTATAGGAGAGAGGCTCGGAGAAGTTCTCGCCGCCATGGTTAACA AGGGCCACAACCCCTCCGGCATACACATCATCGGACACAGCCTGGGCGCCCACATATCCGGCTTCACCGGCAAAACCTTCGCCAACCTGACCGGCCACCGGGTGGGCCGAATAACCGGGCTTGACCCGGCCGGACCGTGCTTCAGCCACGTGGAACCCGAGTTGCGGCTCAAGGCCACGGATGCGGACTATGTGGATGTTATACATACGGACGCGggggtctatggattgaaggaTCCTGTTG GTCAAGTGGACTACTTCCCGAATAGCGGCTCTCAGCAGCCCAACTGCCTGTTCCAGACGTGTAGCCACAGCCGCGCGTGGGTGTACTTCGCGGAGTCAGTCAAGACCCCTGAAGCGTTCCCCGCGCGGAGGTGCAAGGATTACGATGCGTTCAAGAAGGCCCAGTGCGACAGTGATGTCAG CCCCATGGGATTCGCCTCGAAGCCTGGTACTACCGGCCGCTACTACCTGCAGACCGGCGAAGACAGCCCGTACGGCCTCGGCAAGCAGGGGTTGATGTGGAAAAATAATGAGGGAATTGTGAGGAACATCGGGGCGAAAGTGTCCAACTTGTTCGGTTAA